A section of the Terriglobia bacterium genome encodes:
- a CDS encoding twin-arginine translocase TatA/TatE family subunit, with product MFEGLFQPMHLLVILFIAVLVFGPKKLPELGKGLGEGIRGFKDAMKDGEKPADTKTDTKT from the coding sequence ATGTTCGAAGGACTTTTCCAACCGATGCATTTGCTGGTGATCCTGTTCATCGCCGTGCTGGTGTTCGGCCCCAAGAAACTACCGGAACTGGGCAAGGGGCTCGGCGAAGGCATCCGCGGCTTCAAGGACGCCATGAAAGATGGCGAAAAACCCGCTGACACCAAGACCGACACCAAGACCTAG
- a CDS encoding protein kinase, translating to MVGQTISHYRVLRKLGSGGMGVVYEAEDVRLGRHVALKFLPEKLANDAKALERFQREARAASKLNHPNICTIYDIGEYQGQPFIAMELLEGESLRERIHDRSMEFEDVLDLGIQIADALDAAHSEGIVHRDVKPANIFITRRGQAKVLDFGLAKLVRESRPVAQAAGPRGVAAVADEEQTQTGAGLIPGTAVYMSPEQANGEELDARSDLFSFGVVLYEMATRKKAFAANSTLLTLDNIMHKKPMSPLVVNPALPPAFEDVIGKTLEKKRDNRYQTAAEIREELRRLKRESDSDILPTLMRPGERRPTRTFRYASVRHTYAQLAILGVLVMFAVVVTVWWAKHGRAGTVSAAANNTIAVLPLQNVGADPKLDFLRFALADEIDTVLTYTRFLEIRPSAATKKYSDEPNIDPQKAGRELRVANIMTGHFLKQGNDLVVTLQAVEVKSNKVLWQGSVSAPADNLIQLQDKLSTELRRGLLPVLGGTASVTTTASVPKNSEAFDLYLRATAVPHDAEPNKEAITMLERSVGLDPSYAPAWDTLGRRYYYDAAYFGGGEAVMKRSDSAYERAIALDPNLISARAHLTENRVEKGELAKAYQDGEELVRLRPENAHAHFTLAYMLRYAGLLGDSARECDTAAALDPGNFDFRSCAITFFEMGRTDRAMEFLRIDAGSEWATDILPSVFLRAGKLEAARQALGKMSANPTWYRFLLSACLQPGSVWEADEALRNALPALLAERDPELRYYHASILSYCSKTDAAAQLMRSAIDSNYCAYEALELDPLMANLRATPAYADLRQRASDCQARAVAGRRR from the coding sequence TTGGTCGGCCAGACGATTTCCCACTACCGGGTGTTACGCAAGCTGGGGTCCGGAGGCATGGGAGTGGTTTACGAGGCCGAGGATGTGCGGCTGGGCCGACACGTCGCCCTCAAGTTCCTCCCCGAGAAACTGGCCAATGACGCCAAGGCCCTGGAGCGCTTCCAGCGCGAGGCGCGCGCCGCTTCCAAGCTCAACCACCCCAACATCTGCACCATTTACGACATCGGCGAATACCAGGGCCAGCCATTCATCGCCATGGAACTGCTGGAAGGCGAGAGCCTGCGGGAACGCATCCACGACCGCTCCATGGAGTTCGAGGACGTGCTCGACCTAGGCATTCAGATCGCCGACGCGCTCGATGCCGCGCACAGCGAGGGCATCGTGCACCGCGACGTCAAGCCCGCCAACATCTTCATCACCCGCCGTGGGCAGGCCAAGGTCCTGGATTTTGGCCTGGCCAAGCTGGTGCGCGAGAGCCGTCCCGTGGCCCAGGCCGCTGGGCCGCGCGGCGTCGCCGCGGTTGCCGACGAGGAGCAGACCCAGACCGGCGCCGGCCTCATCCCCGGCACCGCCGTCTACATGTCGCCCGAGCAGGCCAACGGGGAAGAGCTCGATGCGCGCTCCGACCTGTTCTCCTTCGGCGTCGTGCTCTACGAGATGGCGACGCGCAAGAAGGCCTTCGCCGCCAACAGCACGCTGCTGACCCTCGACAACATCATGCACAAGAAGCCGATGTCGCCGCTGGTGGTCAATCCGGCGCTCCCGCCGGCGTTCGAGGACGTCATCGGCAAGACCCTGGAGAAGAAGAGAGACAACCGCTATCAGACCGCCGCCGAGATCCGCGAGGAGCTCCGCCGCCTGAAGCGCGAGAGCGACTCCGACATCCTGCCCACGCTCATGCGGCCCGGGGAACGGCGTCCCACGCGGACGTTCCGCTATGCCAGCGTGCGGCACACCTACGCCCAATTGGCGATCCTGGGCGTGCTGGTGATGTTCGCGGTCGTGGTCACGGTGTGGTGGGCCAAGCACGGGCGCGCGGGCACGGTGAGCGCCGCCGCCAATAACACCATCGCCGTCCTGCCCCTGCAGAACGTCGGCGCCGATCCCAAGCTCGACTTCCTGCGTTTCGCCCTGGCCGACGAGATCGACACTGTCCTCACCTACACGCGCTTTCTGGAGATCCGCCCCTCGGCGGCCACCAAGAAATACTCGGACGAGCCCAACATCGATCCGCAGAAGGCCGGCCGGGAGCTGCGCGTCGCCAACATCATGACCGGCCATTTCCTCAAGCAGGGCAACGATCTGGTGGTGACCTTGCAGGCGGTCGAGGTGAAAAGCAACAAGGTGCTGTGGCAGGGCAGCGTGTCCGCGCCCGCCGACAATCTCATCCAGCTCCAGGACAAGCTGTCCACGGAGCTGCGCCGCGGCCTGCTCCCGGTTCTGGGCGGCACTGCCTCGGTCACCACCACCGCGAGTGTGCCCAAGAATTCGGAGGCCTTTGACCTCTACCTGCGGGCCACCGCCGTGCCCCACGATGCCGAGCCCAACAAGGAAGCCATCACCATGCTGGAGCGCTCGGTCGGTCTCGACCCCAGCTACGCACCGGCCTGGGACACGCTGGGCCGCCGCTACTACTACGACGCCGCCTATTTCGGTGGCGGAGAAGCGGTCATGAAGCGCTCCGACTCCGCCTACGAGCGCGCCATCGCCCTTGACCCGAACCTGATCTCCGCCCGCGCCCACCTCACCGAGAACCGCGTGGAGAAAGGCGAACTGGCCAAGGCCTACCAGGATGGCGAAGAACTGGTCCGGCTCCGCCCGGAGAACGCCCACGCCCACTTCACCCTGGCCTACATGCTGCGCTACGCCGGGCTGCTGGGCGACTCAGCGCGCGAGTGCGATACCGCCGCCGCCCTCGACCCCGGCAACTTCGATTTCCGTTCCTGCGCCATCACATTCTTCGAGATGGGCCGGACCGACCGCGCCATGGAATTCCTGAGGATCGACGCGGGATCGGAGTGGGCGACCGACATCCTTCCCTCCGTCTTCCTGCGCGCCGGCAAGCTGGAAGCGGCCCGGCAGGCGCTAGGCAAGATGAGCGCCAACCCCACCTGGTACCGCTTCCTGCTCTCCGCCTGCCTCCAGCCGGGCTCCGTCTGGGAAGCCGACGAGGCGTTGCGCAACGCGCTTCCGGCGCTGCTCGCCGAGCGCGACCCCGAACTGCGCTACTACCACGCCAGCATCCTGTCGTATTGCAGCAAGACAGACGCCGCAGCGCAGCTGATGCGGAGCGCCATCGACAGCAACTACTGCGCCTACGAAGCGCTGGAACTCGATCCCTTGATGGCCAACCTGCGCGCCACCCCCGCCTACGCCGACCTGCGCCAGCGCGCCTCCGACTGCCAGGCCCGCGCGGTGGCCGGACGGCGCCGCTAG
- a CDS encoding sigma-70 family RNA polymerase sigma factor — MLHDQAEARLIARIKSGERELFYQLIQPHERTVYLVAYSVLKNEADAEDVAQEAILKAFRALKDFRGESRFHHWLVKIALNEARMRYRKRLAEHLESLDDEREGEDSGYTPLQIADWRELPADVLERKEVREEIERAVDRLPEKYREVLVLRDMEEMTIAETAEILDLTEATVKVRLFRARLRLRDMLVERLPASSRQMKKVQGW, encoded by the coding sequence ATGCTTCATGACCAGGCCGAAGCGCGGCTGATCGCACGCATCAAGAGTGGTGAACGCGAGCTGTTCTACCAGCTCATCCAGCCGCACGAGCGCACGGTCTACCTGGTGGCCTACTCTGTGCTCAAGAACGAAGCCGATGCCGAGGATGTAGCGCAGGAGGCGATCCTCAAGGCGTTTCGTGCCCTGAAGGACTTCCGCGGCGAGTCCCGCTTTCACCACTGGCTGGTGAAGATCGCCCTCAACGAGGCCCGCATGCGCTACCGCAAGCGCCTGGCCGAGCACCTGGAGTCGCTGGACGACGAGCGCGAGGGCGAGGATTCCGGCTACACGCCTTTGCAGATCGCCGACTGGCGCGAATTGCCTGCCGACGTCCTGGAACGCAAGGAGGTCCGCGAGGAGATCGAGAGAGCGGTGGACCGCCTGCCGGAGAAGTACCGTGAAGTCCTGGTGCTGCGCGACATGGAGGAGATGACCATCGCGGAGACGGCCGAGATCCTCGATCTGACCGAGGCCACCGTCAAGGTGCGATTATTTCGCGCCCGCTTGCGTTTGCGCGACATGCTGGTGGAGCGTTTACCCGCTTCCTCTCGGCAGATGAAGAAGGTGCAGGGATGGTGA
- a CDS encoding zf-HC2 domain-containing protein: protein MVIHCKDVWQEISNYLENDLDPQLRREIEAHLENCKHCAALVDSTHNVLVLIADERTFHLPIGFHERLMKRLAAEVGAG from the coding sequence ATGGTGATCCACTGCAAAGACGTGTGGCAGGAGATCTCGAACTATCTCGAGAACGACCTCGATCCGCAATTGCGCCGCGAGATAGAAGCCCATCTGGAAAACTGCAAGCACTGCGCCGCGCTGGTGGATTCCACGCACAATGTGCTGGTGCTCATCGCCGACGAGCGCACCTTCCATCTTCCCATCGGGTTCCACGAACGGCTTATGAAGCGGCTGGCGGCGGAAGTTGGCGCCGGCTAG